The DNA segment GATTGAGTTGGCACCAGAAGAACAAGCCGTTACTGTACAAGAGTTAATCCCTTTCGCTCCAAGAGCAATTGATACTTGTCCTGCAGCCATATCAGGAATCATCATTGGCACGAAGAAAGGACTCACACGACGTGCTCCTTTATCGATGAATTTCTGATACTGTTCTTCAAATGTTGACATGCCACCAATTCCGGATCCAATCCACACGCCTGTGCGGTAAGCATTCTCTTCATTAATCTCAAGACCAGCGTCTTTAACTGCTTGATAAGAAGCTACAAGCGCATATTGAGTGAATGGATCCATCTTACGTGCATCTTTCTTATCAATATACTGTGTAACGTCAAGGTCTTGAATCTCTCCTGCTACCGTCGCTGGGAAATCATCTGGATTCACTTTAGTCACACGCTTAATTCCGTTCTTACCTTCAATCATGCTCGTCCACATTGTTTCTACATCGTTACCGATTGGAGACACAGCTCCCATACCTGTAATGACGACACGTTTAGAACTCATACGAATCTCCTCCTTCAGTTACTTGCCCCAGCGTAGTGCAACAGCGCCCCAAGTAAGGCCTCCGCCGAACCCGACGAGGACAACTACGTCGTTATCTTTAATGCTACCATTTTCTACTGCTTCTGAAATTGCGATTGGAATAGATGCGGAAGATGTATTGCCATAACGCTTAACGGATGTGGCCATCTTCTCCTCAGGAATCTCTAAACGCTGACGCGCCGCTTCCATAATGCGAATGTTCGCTTGGTGTGGCACGAGATAGTCAACATCTTCTTTCGTCAATCCTGCTTTCTCAATAACACTAATCGAAGACTCCGGCATTTGACGAACAGCAAATTTGAAGACTTCACGTCCATTCATCTTAATGAAATCATCTTCTTCGCTTTGATACAAGTGCCCTGCCCCAGTTCCGTCTGAACCAAGTTCGAAGGAAAGAACTCCTTTATCCTCACTTACAGGTCCCATAACAGCTGCGCCAGCTCCATCTCCGAATAAAACACATGTACTACGGTCTGTCCAGTCTGTTATCTTGGACAGCTTCTCCGCTCCAACAATTAGGATGTTCTGATAAGCGCCTGTATTGATGAATTGTGCCGCAGAAATCATTCCGTACATGAATCCAGCACACGCGGCTGCCAAGTCCATCCCAGCAGCATTCTTTGCGCCAAGACGTGCTTGAAGCTTATTTGCTACAGATGGAAACGGTGTATCCGGTGTAACCGTGGCAACTAGAATCAGGTCGAGATCTTCTGCTGCAACACCAGACTGTTCAAGAGCTTGAACTGAAGCTTCATACGCAAGGTCCGAAGTGTCCATAGAATCATCCGCTAGACGACGTTCCTCAATCCCCGTTCGCGTGCGAATCCACTCGTCATTTGTCTCAACGAGTTGTTCCATATCGTGATTCGTAAACACACGGTCAGGTACGTAATGCCCTACACCAAGGATACCTGCATTAATACTCATATATACATCCCCTAACTTAAGGTTAGTTTAATAGCAATTCTTATGACTTGGTACTAATTCTATAAGAATTCATAGTGACATGCAACTGAAACCATTCGTCATGAATAGACATCCGCCCTCTCACCTCGCGTTCCCTTACATAAGATAAATAGAAAGAGGAGGTGAAGTCTGGTGGCAAAAGAAGAACGACCAACTCGAGACTTTGATTCTTTTATGTTCGGAGGAAGAGGCCCTTCCAAACAGGCAGAAACAGAAGAAACTTCCGAACAACAAGAAAAGGATGC comes from the Pontibacillus halophilus JSM 076056 = DSM 19796 genome and includes:
- a CDS encoding beta-ketoacyl-ACP synthase III, coding for MNAGILGVGHYVPDRVFTNHDMEQLVETNDEWIRTRTGIEERRLADDSMDTSDLAYEASVQALEQSGVAAEDLDLILVATVTPDTPFPSVANKLQARLGAKNAAGMDLAAACAGFMYGMISAAQFINTGAYQNILIVGAEKLSKITDWTDRSTCVLFGDGAGAAVMGPVSEDKGVLSFELGSDGTGAGHLYQSEEDDFIKMNGREVFKFAVRQMPESSISVIEKAGLTKEDVDYLVPHQANIRIMEAARQRLEIPEEKMATSVKRYGNTSSASIPIAISEAVENGSIKDNDVVVLVGFGGGLTWGAVALRWGK